From a region of the Pseudomonadales bacterium genome:
- a CDS encoding peroxiredoxin has translation MTIKVGDRIPSATLKRMGEKGPENIGTEELFRGRKVVLFAVPGAFTPTCTEAHLPGYVVNADRIKAKGVDTIACMAVNDVFVMNAWGKSQNAEELLMLADGNADFTRALGLELDASGFGMGTRSQRFALVAEDGVVRHLAVEPNPGLDVSAADKILEVL, from the coding sequence ATGACGATCAAGGTTGGCGATCGCATCCCCTCGGCTACCCTGAAAAGGATGGGCGAGAAGGGGCCTGAAAACATTGGCACCGAAGAGCTCTTCCGTGGCCGCAAGGTCGTGCTGTTCGCGGTGCCTGGTGCCTTCACTCCGACCTGCACGGAGGCGCATCTTCCCGGCTACGTGGTGAACGCGGACCGGATCAAGGCCAAGGGAGTCGACACGATCGCCTGCATGGCGGTCAACGACGTGTTCGTGATGAATGCGTGGGGCAAGTCGCAGAATGCCGAGGAACTGCTGATGCTGGCTGACGGCAACGCGGATTTCACCAGGGCGCTCGGACTCGAACTCGACGCCAGCGGTTTCGGCATGGGCACGCGTTCGCAACGCTTTGCACTGGTCGCCGAAGACGGCGTGGTGCGCCACCTCGCGGTGGAGCCGAACCCGGGGCTGGACGTGTCGGCTGCCGACAAGATTCTCGAAGTGCTCTGA
- a CDS encoding CDGSH iron-sulfur domain-containing protein: MDAPVRAGEVPIACDVEQGKSYWWCSCGRSARQPFCDGSHKGTSFTPLRYDAAETRTVYFCACKLSVNRPVCDGSHKRS; the protein is encoded by the coding sequence ATGGATGCACCGGTACGTGCGGGTGAAGTCCCGATCGCGTGTGATGTGGAGCAGGGCAAGAGCTACTGGTGGTGCAGTTGCGGACGTTCGGCGCGGCAACCGTTCTGTGACGGTTCGCACAAGGGTACGAGTTTCACGCCGTTGCGCTATGACGCCGCCGAGACGCGTACCGTGTATTTCTGTGCCTGCAAGCTCAGCGTGAACCGGCCAGTCTGCGATGGAAGTCACAAGCGCAGCTGA